Within the Candidatus Woesearchaeota archaeon genome, the region AAGTCACTTATCCTATACTAAATGACCTAGGCTGGGCACTGATCGATTATTTAAAAAATGGAAGACCAATTTGTGATTCAGCTTATCTTTTTATAAGATTATGTGCGCCATATAGATCATTTGGAGAGAATGCCAACCTCCATAACATTATTACAAAATATACCAGGGAAGCAGGGATTGTCATTTCAAAAGAAAAGCACCACGGATTGCATTCCCTCCGTCACTCACTGGCAAGTACGCTTCTGGAACAGGGAATTCCCCTTCCAGTAATCTCGGAAGTATTAGGACATGTGGATTCCAGGTCAACTGCAGTTTATCTGCGCACCGGCATGGAAGGATTAAAAGCGTGTGCCCTCGATCCAGAGGAGGTGTTTACTCATGACTGATGCCCTAACTTTCCAAAGCATACTTTCAGGCCCGATTCAAGGGTACATTGATGAGAAAAAAGCAGTAGGCTATAGATTTGAAAAGGGAACAGCGATGTTTAGAAGATTTGATATTTTTGTACAGTCTTGGAATATAGCAGATATCTCCCTGCCTAAAGAACTGGTTCTGGGCTGGACAAAGCGAACTCCTAATGAAACAATATCAAACCAGAGCAAACGGATTTCCCTCCTGAGAGGGCTTGCCGAATATATGAACCGCATTGGTTATCCCGCTTATATTTATCCGAAGACCCTTATCACAGTAGACAGATATTCATACATTCCCTATATTTTTGCTAAGGAAGAACTGCATACAATACTGAATGTTTGTGACTGTTATCCACAAACAGCAGCATCACCATACCGACATCTTATCCTGCCTTTGATCGTCCGGATGCTTTATGGTTGTGGCCTCAGGATCTCTGAGACTGTGAATCTAACTATTGATGATGTTGATTTAAAGGAAGGTACATTATTCATAAC harbors:
- a CDS encoding tyrosine-type recombinase/integrase is translated as MTDALTFQSILSGPIQGYIDEKKAVGYRFEKGTAMFRRFDIFVQSWNIADISLPKELVLGWTKRTPNETISNQSKRISLLRGLAEYMNRIGYPAYIYPKTLITVDRYSYIPYIFAKEELHTILNVCDCYPQTAASPYRHLILPLIVRMLYGCGLRISETVNLTIDDVDLKEGTLFITDTKFGKERLIPMSVSLKEQCCNYRMTVLAGKTGDYPFYPSPHGGHYSSSTIYSLFRKILWKAGISHSGKGPRLHDLRHTFAVHCLKKWVLEGRDLSNCFPYLSVYLGHEDLRGSQRYLRLTADLYPDITAKVEETCSWLIPEVESNGTD
- a CDS encoding tyrosine-type recombinase/integrase, with product HEKSIASILTTLRVFLRFLYQNGYTVADLSVSIPKQNRYYYPAVPSTWNPEEVKKMLAAIDRGNPRGKRDYAILLLVAKLGIRAGDIKSLKLSDLDWTSRIISIIQEKTKVKVTYPILNDLGWALIDYLKNGRPICDSAYLFIRLCAPYRSFGENANLHNIITKYTREAGIVISKEKHHGLHSLRHSLASTLLEQGIPLPVISEVLGHVDSRSTAVYLRTGMEGLKACALDPEEVFTHD